DNA from Hypanus sabinus isolate sHypSab1 chromosome 16, sHypSab1.hap1, whole genome shotgun sequence:
ATCTACACAGGGtctatgaagttgatgccacttagTCTCACTTCCATAGACTCCGTTCCTCTCCTgattaaatacagatgcaaaaaaaaattatttaagatctcctcAACTGTTTTGGTTCCACACAGATTataattctgatcttccagagtaccaattttgtcccttgcaatccttctaCTTTTAacatacaatgcctataaaaaagtATTCACTACCCTTGgaacttttcatgttttattgttttacaacattgaatcgcagtggatgtggcttttttgatactgatcaacagaaaaagactcctttgtgtcaaagtgaaagcagatctctacagtgatctaaattaatgacATAGAAAAcataataattgattgcataagtattcacccccttcaagtcagtatttagtagatgcacttttgccagtaattacagccttgagtctgtgtggataggtctctatcagcttcaCACATCTGGGCAGTGCAATTTTGCCCATTCCTCTGTATAAAAccactcaagctctgtcagattgcatggggatcatgaatgaacagccctttccaagtccagccacaaattcttatTGGATTGAAGGCTGAACTCTGATTTGggtactccaggacattaactttgttgtttttaaaccattcttgtgtagctttggctttatgcttggagtcattgtcttgctaAAAAACAAATCTTCTCAAATGGCAGTTTTCTTACAGACTGCATCAAGCTTTCCCCCAGGatttcctgtattttgctgcattcatttcaccctctaccttcacaaaccttccaggacctgctgcagtaaAGCATCCCCacggcatgatgcagccaccaccatattTCATAGTAGAGATGGTGTGgctttgatgatgtgcagtgatTTGTTTCTGCCAAACATAGCGTTCAGTCTGAtgtccaaaaagctcaattttggcttcatcagaccatagaagtTTCTTCAAACTAACTTCAGAGTCTTCCACATGACTTCTGGCAAATTTTAGCAGAGATTTTATGTGAATTTTTTTtcacagtggctttctctttgccactctcccataaatctacaattggtgaagcacctgggcaacagttgttgtatacgCATTCTCTCCCAACTCAGACACTGAAGCCTGTAGTTCCTCCAGAGTTGTtacaggtctcttggtggtctccctcatttgtccccttcttgcacgatcactcagtttttgaggatgtcctgctctaggcagatttacaattGTGCCATATTCTcttcatttcttgatgattgacttaactgtacttcaagggatattcagtgactagAAAATTTTCTTTTCTCCATCTCCCGACTGTgcctttcaataaccttttcatggagttgcttgaagtgttcttttgtctccaaggtttagtttttgccaggatactgactcaccagcagttgaacaTTCCAAATACTGGTGTGtgtttactacaatcaattgaaacaccttgactgcacacaggtgatctgcATTTAACtatgtgacttttaaaaccaattAGCTGCTCCAGTGATGAAttggtgtcatattaaagggggggggggaggggtgaatacttaaacAATCAActattctgtgttttatatttgtaattaatttagattactttgttgagatctgttttcactttgacaaaaaATAATGTTTTTCTGTTGAACCATGTCAACCTgtagaccagacctatcttttgcatatttactttaaaactatttattattttattattattattttattgttttattattatcactagGTGCAGTGTTCCCCAACACAAACTTCTGTTTCCTTCCCTATCTCattcctaacagaagatccagcaTCACACACTTTCTTGTTGGAATTTCtaagtactgattaaggaaaattTCCTGAACATATCTGACAAATTCTATCTCATCAGGTCCTTTTATAGAATGGGATTCcaagtcaatatatggaaaattaTAATCACATACTAAAACGTTATTTTTCTTGCAGTAGTTtgcaatctctctgcaaatttgttcctctaaatccaggGACTGATGGGTGGtatataatatagccccattaacgtggtcatgcCTTTctcatttctcagttccaccaataacacctcactagacgagttctccaATCTGGCCTGATGGAGCATTGCCAtgttattttccctgactagtaacgccaccactcctcctttaatccctcccaccatATCACgtgtaaaacaatggaaccctggattATAGAAGGGCCAGTCTTGCCTCTCCTGCATCCagagtctcactaatggctgcaatatcataattccaagtgttgatccatgccctgagctcactgCCTTCCCTctgatatttcttgcattgaaatatacacagctcaggacattagtcgcATCATGCTGaactttttgattcctgactttgtctgaggtcttaccaacaaccatctccacaacctctccactaactattctggcactctggttccaacctccttgcaactccagtttaaaccccactgtgctgCATTAGCAAAGCTTCTCGCTATGATATCAGTCCCCTTCCaattcaggtgtaaactgtctcttctgtactGGCCCCAACTTCCCGGGAAGAGAGCCCATTGATCCAAAAATTTTacaccctccctcctacaccaactccttagccacgtattaaactgtataatcttcctatttctagcctcactaacaTGTGGCACGAGTAGCAACCCTGGAGGCCTTGCCACttaacttagcatctaactccctgaactccctttgccGAACCTCATCACTCCTCCTATCCATGTTATTGGTACCTACGTGAACCATGACCCCTGGTTATTTACCCTCCCACTTGAGAAAGCTGACttctcaatctgagatgtcccaaaccctggcacccaggagacaACAGACCCTCTGAGAATTTCATTCTCGCACACAGAACCTTCTTTCTGTTCCGCTAactaatcccctatcaccacagcttgcATCTTGTCTCCCCTTCtcttgagtcacagagccagactcagtgccagagagcaGACCACTGTAACTTTTCTCTGCTAGGTCATTCCCCCCCAAAAAGTATCCAAAGGGATATACCTATGCTATGGGGGATGGGTAcatgggtactctgcactggctccttcacccctctccccttcctgtcatccagtttcctgtgtGCTATACCTTggatgtaactacctctctatatctcTTATCTATCAtgccctcagcctcctgaatgatctggagctcatccagttccagctcaaactgcttaacatggattgttagaagctgcagctggatggtcTTCTCGCAGGTGCAGTTGTTTGGGACACTggaagtctccctgccttcctacACCCCAAAAGAAGAGCATTCAATGATCCTGCCTGGCGCTTCTACTGTCCtgagcaaatgcaaaaaaaatgggGTGgccggtggagggggggggggggggtaacctctacctacagctttttgtttttgctttctctgactaaaGCCTTGAAGAGCTGAAGCCTTAaaatctccactctgactctgtccattcCAATAATGACCACTCTGCTTGCCCCCAGcttactttaatttgttcttgctaaatcaaacccagacactgattggtcactggtcaaagcttcAAAAAACTGCTGCAAGTGGCTGCCTTTAATAGTCAATGAGCAAATCTGGGTGAGTTACTTCATCTCAAGCTTCTGATCCCTTTGATTGGAAGCTGGTCAAATCTCCAAAAAaaggttggtgcaggagggagggcttcaggtatATGGATTGCTGGCTCCCTTCAAAGCCAGGTGAGACCCTTCcagagggatgggttgcacctgaactggaggagaaCCGACATTCTCGCAGGAGGTTCATTGGTGTTGCCCCTGGTTGGGTGAGTTTAAACTGAAGTGTGCAGGGGATGGGGAAGGTGCTGGGAGACAAAGAGCAGATCAGTAAATGCAAAGCATTGACGTTAAGGTGAGGGATGGGTTCAGGAACATAATTGGACTGATGGTCAATGCAAGGACCATTTAaggtaaggcagatgaactttGTGTGTGAATCAGTGTACAGAAGTATGATAGGGTGGACATGACAGGGCAGACAGGACATGATAAGGCAGACAGGACTGACAGCTCAATATCTCAGATGTCAATCTTTCATGCATGATGGAGAGGGAAGTAAAGAGGTTGATTTGTTGCATTACTCACCAGGGAGGGAgtcacagctgcagtcagacAGGACACACTGGAAATCCATCCACAATATGGTAGAACTCAAAATAGGAAAGATACATTCACTCGGATGCAGTTATACTAGACACCACCTGATAACCACTGGGAGTGAGGGGGACTGATATGTAGGTGGATTATGGAAAGATCTAAAGACAACAGGGCTGTTGAATCAGATGATTTTTAACATCCccaatattgactgggacttcctCAGTGTAAGAGGTGTAGTTAGGGCACAAACGGGAGCGGGGTGGAGAAGGAAATGGGCATCCATGAGACATTGGGGTGGGATTGTCCCAGAGACAGGAAGGAGAAAGACGTGCTACATAGAAGGTTTAAAGAAGGTGTGGTACCATAAGAAATGAATAATGGTGGCACCTCGGAGACGGGGGGGCAGGGGCAGGATGGGAAAAAATATATCCGAGTGATAGGGTAGACTGGTCAGGTACGGGCGTCAGAGAGATAGGGGAATTGAGAATGGAAGTCTAGGAGGAGTCCTGTATGatggagtggtagctgtgtaccATAGAGACTAGGGTGAGGGTGAATGGTGTGCCTAGGTGTGCATCCCAGAGGCAGGGGCTGGGTGCACATCGCAGAGAGTGGGGGGGCTAGTTGCACATGCCAGATGGGGGGGGGGCTAGATGTCCACCCCAGAGATGTTGGGGTGCGGGGGGGGCAGAAGATATGCTTCCCTGAGAAGGGGAGTGCAAGATTGAGGGGTACAGGCATCCAGGGGTGGTGGATAGGAATGTTATGCCAGATAGTGGGAGGGAAAAATGCTGTTAAGGGGGCATGAAGAGAGCTTTACAGAGATGGGTGGTGTGATGGCATAGGGGGCCATCTCAGGGACGGACAGGGTGTCACAAATGCCTGTATGGGGGGGGTGAGAGGAATGGGGCACCACAGATACAGGATTTAGAGTGGAGCGGCTCATCTCAGTGTAAGTTATGGGAGGAGGGAATAGGGAGAAGAATTGGACGTTACAGAAGGAAGAAAGGGGAGAGGAATGAGGTTTCACAACCAAGGGTACTGGATGGGAGATGTGGAGGAGTATCAGGCTAGGGCAAAGGGGGAGATCTGGAGACTGGCTACAGTGAAGAGGAAGATCTGGGGACAGGCTAGGGCAAAGGAGAAGATCGGGAGAAAGGCTAGGGTAAAGGAGGAGATCCAGATAAAGAGTAGCATGAATGGGGACATCCAGAGAATGGGTAAATGGAATGGGAGATCCACAGAAAGAGTGTATGGGTGGAGGATGTCCAGAGACAATGGAGATGGAAGGGAAATTCCAGGGACAGAGCAGGGTGAAGGTGGGATATCCAGGGACAGGGTAGGGCAAAGTGAGAGCTCCAGACACAGGATATGGTGAACGGGAACATCTGGGCACAGGTCAAGGCAAAGGGGAAGATCCAGGGGCAGGGTAGGGTGAAAGGGATGATCCAGAGAAAGGATAGATGGATGGGGGAGATCCAGAGAAAGGATAGAAGTAACTGGGAgagccacaaaaacagaagatgacACGGGGACATCCAGTAAAAGGTAGATGGAAAGGTGAGGTCTGGAGACAATGTAGAAAGAAGGGGGAGGTCCAGAGGCAGGATGGGCAGAAGACTACCCAAACACAGggtagagggaagggggagatccAAAGTCAGGGTAGCGGGACCTGGGTGATCCTGAgacaaagggaatgggaaggggttaATCCAGAGACAAgagatgtggaaggtggagaactAGCATTAGGGTAGGggtaaggggaaggggaagatccAGAGAAAGGATAGCTGGAAAGGGGAGATCCGGAGAAAGTGTAGATGAAAAAGGCAGGTTTAGAGAAAGGCTAGATGGAAGGGAGCTATCCAGAAACAGGATAGTTGGAGGGGAAGATCCATAAAGAGCAGGGTGAAAGGGCATGTGACAGGTTAGGATGAAGTgggaaatccaacaaaaggctaGGGCAAAGGGGGAGTCTGGGTGACAGGATAGGTGGAAGTAAGAGATCCAGGGACAGGATTAGGGGGGAAAGAGGGAGATCCTTGCAGGGTAAGGGGAATGGGGAGTTCCAGAGGCAGTGTAGGGCAAAGTGGCAGTGCCAGAGACAACATAGGGGGTAAGTGGGAGATCCAGAGACAGGGTAGAGGGAAATCCATGCAGGATAGGTGGAAAGGAGGAGATCCAGAGACAGGGCAGATGATGACCTAAAGATAGgtagtgacagggtgggaagagaggcAAAGTCCTGAGTTAGGATTGGTGAAAGAGCGAGATCCAGTGACATGGTAGGGGTAAGGGAGTGGTCCAGAGACAGTGCATTCAGAAAGGGTAGATCCAGAGACAAGGCAGGTGAAAGGGGAGATCTGGAGATAGGGTAGGCGGAACTGGGAGATACAGAGAAAGGGTAAGGCGAAGGGTAGGAGGGAAATCTAAGGACAGGGTAAGGCAAATGGGGAGATCTGTGGTCAATatatggcaaaggggaagatcTGCAGGCAGAGGAGAGCAAAGGGAGAGATCCAGTGATAGGGCAGTGAAGGGGGACATCCAGAGACAGGCTATGGCAAAGGGGAGGACCTGGAGACAGGAAGACTGCAAGGGAGAGATCCAGACAGTTTAGGGGGAATGGCGAGATCCATACAGAGAAGGTGAATTGAGATGTACAGGGACAGGTTAAGGAGAAATGGGAAAGCCAGCAAAAGGCTAGTGCGAAGGGGGAGACTGGGAGACAGGATAGGTGGAAGGAAGAGATCCAGAAACAGggtagggggaagggggagatctAGATACAGGGTAGATGGAAGAGGGAGATTCAGTAACAGAGTAGATGGAAGGGGGAGATCCAGATACGGTATAAGGACAAGATCCAGAGTTAGTGGAAGTGAAAGCGAGGGATCCAGAGACAGTGTAGGGGATTATCTAAAGACAACTAAGAAGGATTGGAGAAGCAGTGATGTGTGAGAGCGGGGAATGGGGAGACCCAGAGacaagtgaaagggaagggggagatccAGAAGTAGAACAGGCAAAGAGGGGAGATCTAGCAATTGGGCTGGGGAAGGGAGAGATCCAGTGTTTGGGGAGGCAAAAGTGCAAGAACCAGAGACAGTGTAGGGGGAAAGGGAGCTCCAATAAAATGAAGAGGTGACTGGGAGATGGGATAGGTGGAAGGAAGAGATCCAGGGACAGGGCAGGGGGAAAGGGGGAGATCCATACAGGGTAAGGGGAATGGAGAGTTCCAGAGGCAGTGTAGGGCAAAGTGAGAGTTCTAGAGACAGCGCAGGGGAAAGTAGAGGAGATCCAGTGACAGGgtaggggggtgggggtgttccATGCCGGTTAAGGGGAATGGGGACTTCCAGAGACAGGGTAAGGCAGAATGAGAAAGCCAGAGACAGTGCAGGGGGAAGTGTGAGATCCAGTGACAGTAGATTCAGAGACAGGGATAACCTAAAGATAGTTGGGGGAGGAATGGGTTTGAGAAGCAGAGATGTGTGAATGGAGAATGAGGAGACCCAGACatgagtgaattggaagggagATAGCCAGATAGAAAAGAAGGGGAAGGTATAGAACTTGAGATACGGTAGGGGTAAGGGGGAGATTCAGGGACACAATAGTGCAAAGGTGGAGATCTGGTGACAGGGTATAGGTAAGGGGAAGTTCCAGCAACAGGGTTGGGGGGGGAGAAGGGTGAGATCCAGAGACAGGGTGGGGGAGATGGGTGCAATCTGGAGACAGAGGAGGGCGAAGGCTCAGATCCAGGGACACAGTAGGACGAATGGGGTATCTGGAGACGGTGGTGGGAGGCACCAGACCCCGTGTCAGTGTAGGCAAAAGGGCGAAATCCAGAAGCATAGTACGGCAAAGGTGGTAATTGCgaggcagggtggggggggggagggcaagaTCCAGAGACAGGGAAGATATCTGTATAAGACTGGGACAATCCTGCCCATCAACTGTCTGTGATTTGGCTCAGTGTGTCTCTGTCCGTTGCTATAGCACCACAGCTCTGGGCATGTCATACTAGGAGCACACGGTATTTACATGGCAGCTCCTGCAGAGTTTCTGATAACTGTGACCTTGAGGCGACTGAGCAGTGAACTCAACAGTGGCAATGTCAATAAATGTCAAGGGTTCGTGATTAGACTTTCCCTTTGAAGATTGTTAATGTGTGGAACATTTGTAGTGTGAAATCTAGAGGTCACTTGTTACCCAGGACAGTGGTACTCATTATCATTATACACCCAGACAGAATAGAATGAATAATGGTCTCACTTGGCAGGACCCAGAACCAGATGACCTTCAACAAAGTTAATCTGCTAAAGAACCAAAAGTGATCCAAGGAGTTTTATCCTTTGCTGTTCTAATTGAGGTTTTAATTCACTGGAATTTggactcagtttttttttgtgcctCAATCTTATCTATTCCTGTAATTTCCTGAAGTATGAACATCAGCTGGCTCTGGAAATCAGACCTGATCTCAATGTTCCAGTTcaattgataaaaaaaattgcGTATCTACTTATCTGAAACATTAAAAGTTCACCATGTGGGATAAACTTGGAAATATATTTTTCAACTGAGTCTCAAATCCTTGCAAGATCTCAGCTGTGCTTGGGAGGTCCACAGCCTTTTGTTCAGTGGATGCATGCGCGCCTGTTGGCACAACTTTGGATTTGTGGCACCTGCGCACTTGATTCACAGTGACAGTCAATTCTGAAGTTCGGAGATTTCTGGGTAAGAACAATACCATCAAAAGTGTTTACAAGCATTGCCTCCCCTCAGCCAAATTGCACCAATCTAGACAATATTTTTTGAGTACTCAGTGTCCAGTTTAACACAACAAGCTCCCAATGTCATCAGGCATAGCAAGTGTACACAAAGTTAACCTaattattttctctgtcaatcagcttccaaatttTGCTACTCCATCATTTGTTGCTATACCCCGTTCCTCCAGTAAACTCTGCCCAGGGTTGCCCCATctctggtttctgaccttgcTCCATTGAAAATCTATCTAATGGTTGGAATATTGAAATGAGCAAGGAATAAGCaggttaactaccaatgtcattcttccttgGCCAGAGATTTGAGGGATGAAGAACATGTCAGACATAACTGCAGTCAGCTCGttttcttcagtctgcagaaagTCATGCAGGAAGTTCatgggaaacctcttcacccacagagggATGATTGGCACCCAACACCATAGGGAGAACAAGAAGTGAACAGCAAGGATGTTGAAAAGAACTGTCATGGAACACACAGACGGGGTCAACAGGGCTGAGTTAACTCCCTAATGTACACAGGGTGTGGTTGTAGAATTACTAAGTACCTGAGACAGAGATTAAAATAGAATTGATTTATTTGTCACTAATCCAAAACCTTAAACCCCAGGCCCAGTAAAGGAGAACACCAGCAGAAAGACTCCTCCTATGCCAAGTGTCCAGGGTGTAGAACTGGGTGTGATGAGCAGCAGCAGTAACTGCAGAGTTCAACAACAGCAGTCACTTTTGAACTTGCTTCTGAATTCAGCAACTGTGATGGTTAAGCATTCAGTAGGCAGGATATTTAAACTTTTTCCCTAGTGTGAACTCGATAGTGTGCCAcaaggtgggatgaccgagtaaatcccttcccacattcggagcagataaacggcctctctccagtatgaactcgctgatgtaacttcagttgagatgactgagtgaatcccttcccacattcagagcaagtgaatggtttctccccagtgtgaagtacctggtgtgccagtaggtgagatgaccgaatgaatcccttcccacagtctgagcaggtgaatggcctctctccagtgtgaactcgctgatgttgcTTCAATTGAGATAACTgggtaaatctcttcccacagtctgagcaggtgaatggtttctctccagtgtgaactcgctggtgtgtcagtaggtgagatgaccgaatgaatcctttcccacattcaaagcaggtgaacggcctctctccagtgtgaactcgttgatgttCCTTGAGCTGatatgacagagtgaatcccttcccacagtctgagcaggtgaatggtttctccccagtgtgaactcgttggtgtgccagtaggtgagaTAATTGAGGaaaccccttcccacagtctgagcaggtgaatggtttctccccagtgtgaactcgctgatgtgtcagtaggtgagatgaccgagtgaatcccttcccacagtctgagcagatgaacagcctctccccagtgtgaactcgctgatgcagcttcagttcagatgaatgagtgaatcccttcccacagtctgagcaggtgaatggtttctccccagtatgaatagactgatgtctctgtaggtggcataactgaatgaattccttcccacacacagtacacgtgaacggcctctctcctgtgtgaactcgcctgtgtttctgtaggtgggatgactgagtgaatcccttcccacagtctgagcaggtgaacggtttctccccagtgtgaactcgctgatgccgcttcagttcagatgactgagtgaatcccttcccacagtctgagcagctgaatggTTTCTCCCCGGTATGAATTAACTGGTGCGTCTGTAGGTggcataactgagtgaatcccttcccacacacagtacacgtgaacggcctctctcctgtgtgaactcgcCTGTGTTTCTGTaagtgggatgactgagtgaatcccttcccacagtctgagcaggtaaatggtctctccccagtgtgaactcgctgatgcagcttcagttcagatgactgagtgaattccttcccacagtctgagcaggtgaacgatttctccccagtgtgaattaaCTGGTGCGTCTGTAGGTGGCATAACTGAATGAATTccttcccacacacagtacacgtGAACGGTCTctctcctgtgtgaactcgcCTGTGTTTCTGTaagtgggatgactgagtgaatcccttcccacagtctgagcaggtaaacggtctctccccagtgtgaactcgctgatgcagcttcagtttagatgactgaatgaatcccttcccacagactgagcaggtgaatggtttctccccagtgtgaatagactgatgactctgtagttggcataactgagtgaatcccttcccacacacagtacacgtgaacggcctctctcctgtgtgaactcgcctgtgtttctgtaggtgggatgactgagtgaatcccttcccacagtctgagcaggtgaatggtttctccccagtgtgaattaaCTGGTGCGTCTGTAGGTggcataactgagtgaatcccttcccacacacagtacacgtgaacggcctctctcctgtgtgaactcgcCTGTGTTTCTGTAGGTGGCATaactgagtaaatcccttcccacacacagaacaggtgaacggcctctctcctgtgtgaactcgcCTGTGTTTCTGTAGGTgacataactgagtgaatcctttcccacacacagaacaggtgaacggccttgtTTCTGTGTGAACGTGCTGGCGTATCTGtaggtgagatgactgagtgaatcccttctcatagtctgagcaagtgaaaatactctccccagagtgaactcgctggtgtacctt
Protein-coding regions in this window:
- the LOC132406425 gene encoding zinc finger protein 850-like, yielding MPFTCSDCGKEFTRSSELKVHQRVHSGESIFTCSDYEKGFTQSSHLQIRQHVHTETRPFTCSVCGKGFTQLCHLQKHRRVHTGERPFTCSVCGKGFTQLCHLQKHRRVHTGERPFTCTVCGKGFTQLCHLQTHQLIHTGEKPFTCSDCGKGFTQSSHLQKHRRVHTGERPFTCTVCGKGFTQLCQLQSHQSIHTGEKPFTCSVCGKGFIQSSKLKLHQRVHTGERPFTCSDCGKGFTQSSHLQKHRRVHTGERPFTCTVCGKEFIQLCHLQTHQLIHTGEKSFTCSDCGKEFTQSSELKLHQRVHTGERPFTCSDCGKGFTQSSHLQKHRRVHTGERPFTCTVCGKGFTQLCHLQTHQLIHTGEKPFSCSDCGKGFTQSSELKRHQRVHTGEKPFTCSDCGKGFTQSSHLQKHRRVHTGERPFTCTVCGKEFIQLCHLQRHQSIHTGEKPFTCSDCGKGFTHSSELKLHQRVHTGERLFICSDCGKGFTRSSHLLTHQRVHTGEKPFTCSDCGKGFPQLSHLLAHQRVHTGEKPFTCSDCGKGFTLSYQLKEHQRVHTGERPFTCFECGKGFIRSSHLLTHQRVHTGEKPFTCSDCGKRFTQLSQLKQHQRVHTGERPFTCSDCGKGFIRSSHLLAHQVLHTGEKPFTCSECGKGFTQSSQLKLHQRVHTGERPFICSECGKGFTRSSHLVAHYRVHTREKV